The following coding sequences lie in one Kingella potus genomic window:
- a CDS encoding type II toxin-antitoxin system RelE/ParE family toxin: protein MILSFRHKGLQRFFETGSKAGIQAAHAPKIARILARLNSAADPADMNIAGWRLHPLAGSLQGHWSVTVSGNWRITFTLENGRAEIVDYQDYH from the coding sequence ATGATACTTTCATTCAGGCACAAAGGGCTGCAAAGGTTTTTTGAAACAGGCAGCAAGGCGGGCATACAGGCCGCCCACGCCCCCAAAATCGCCCGCATACTTGCCCGTCTCAACAGCGCGGCCGACCCCGCCGATATGAATATCGCAGGCTGGCGGCTGCACCCGCTGGCAGGCAGTTTGCAAGGCCATTGGAGCGTTACCGTCAGCGGCAACTGGCGCATTACCTTTACGCTGGAAAACGGCCGTGCCGAAATCGTCGATTATCAAGACTACCACTAG
- a CDS encoding HigA family addiction module antitoxin translates to MERYRQRQLAHYLYAGKRPCRNRRLSRLPLGKPMQMHNPPHPAETIREDILPALGLSVTEAARQLGVSRVTLSRLLNGKAGISADMAIRLHAWLGENSPSPESWLHQQADYDLWQAGQKERPHIIPAYA, encoded by the coding sequence TTGGAGCGTTACCGTCAGCGGCAACTGGCGCATTACCTTTACGCTGGAAAACGGCCGTGCCGAAATCGTCGATTATCAAGACTACCACTAGGAAAACCCATGCAGATGCACAACCCCCCGCACCCCGCCGAAACCATCCGAGAGGACATACTGCCCGCTTTGGGATTGAGCGTTACCGAAGCCGCGCGGCAGCTTGGCGTGTCCCGCGTAACCCTTTCCCGCCTGCTAAACGGCAAAGCGGGAATCAGCGCGGACATGGCAATCAGACTGCACGCATGGCTGGGCGAAAACAGCCCCAGCCCCGAAAGCTGGCTGCACCAGCAAGCCGATTACGATTTATGGCAGGCCGGCCAAAAAGAGCGGCCGCACATCATCCCTGCTTATGCCTGA